The Alphaproteobacteria bacterium nucleotide sequence ATCACAGATTTTCTGTGGTTTTATTAAAGAAAACGCGGGAGGGATAAATCTTTTCCGTGAGTTTAACTGTTAGGGAGTGAAAAATGGACCGTTTAGGAAAAGAAGAACTGGTCTCACAAATGCGAGAATCTCTGCAAAAGGCGTCCAGCGTTATCGTTGCACATCAAACAGGATTAACAGTAGCTGAGGCAACTCAACTACGTCGCAATATGCGTGGGGCAGGAGCTGAATTCAAGGTTTTAAAAAACACTCTTGCACAAATTGCCGTTAAAGGAACAAACCTGGAATCATTAAATCAATATTTCCAGGGGCCAACTGCATTAGGATACTCTCAAGATCCTGTTGCTGCGGCTAAAGTCTTGTCTAAGTTCGCAGATACGAACGATAAGTTATCAATTGTAGGCGGATACTTAGATGGTCAAGTTCTGGATGCTCAGGCAGTCAAGTATTTGGCAAACTTGCCATCCTTGGATGAATTGCGCAGTAAAATTATTGCTGTCATATCTACGCCTGCAACTAAATTGGCAGTTTTGGCAAAAGAACCTGCAAGACGTGTTGCTTGTGTATTAGCCGCACGGAGTTAAATAGAACCTTAGAATCGTAAGCATTAATATTTTTAAGTTTAAGGAGTTAAAAAATGTCAAATCTCGATAAAATCGTAGAAGATCTATCCAAGCTAACCGTTTTGGAAGCTGCAACTCTATCAAAAATGCTAGAAGAAAGCTGGGGCGTTAGCGCTGCAGCTCCTGTAGCTGCAGTTGCTGCGGTTGCTGGTGGCGGTGGTGAAGCTGCTGAAGCGCAAACTGAATTTACAGTTATGTTGATGGATGCAGGTGCCAACAAAATTAATACAATTAAGGAAGTTCGTGCCATAACAGGCCTTGGCTTAACAGAGTCAAAAACTTTGGTTGAAAGTGCACCCAAGGCTGTTAAAGAAGGCGTTTCCAAAGAACAAGCTGAAAAGTTTAAAAAGCAATTGGAAGACGCAGGCGCAAAAGTCGACATTAAATAAGCGATTATTTAATAAAAAAATTGTGCGGGAAGAGTTTAATGCTCTTCCTGCATAATTCTATTTAAAAAACAATTGATGTATTGCAGCTAAGTATATATTGTTTGGCTCAATAGATGAGTTGTTTTAGGTTGGGTGCTCAATAATTCAAGAAGCACGCCGAAAACTTGGTTTAAGCATCGTCAAAATTGAAAGAGGACATCTATGGTAAGATCTTTCACTGGTCGGAAAAGATTTCGTAAAAATTTTGGTCGGATTGTTGAAGTGGCACCTATGCCCAATCTGATTGCGCTTCAAAAGTCTTCCTATGAAAACTTTCTGCAAATGCATGTACCACAAAATAAGCGTGAAAACATGGGGTTGCACGAGGTTTTCCGTTCTACATTCCCTATTAAAGATTTTGCTGCAAAATCTCAATTAGAATATTTCAAATACGAGCTTGAAAAGCCAAAATATGATGAAGATGAATGTCGTCAAAGAGGTCTGACATATGCTGCGCCTCTCAAAGTCACCCTACGACTCATAGTCTGGGAAACGGATGAAGATACAGGCGCCCGTTCTATTCGTGATATCAAAGAGCAAGATGTCTACATGGGCG carries:
- a CDS encoding 50S ribosomal protein L10, producing the protein MDRLGKEELVSQMRESLQKASSVIVAHQTGLTVAEATQLRRNMRGAGAEFKVLKNTLAQIAVKGTNLESLNQYFQGPTALGYSQDPVAAAKVLSKFADTNDKLSIVGGYLDGQVLDAQAVKYLANLPSLDELRSKIIAVISTPATKLAVLAKEPARRVACVLAARS
- a CDS encoding 50S ribosomal protein L7/L12, producing the protein MSNLDKIVEDLSKLTVLEAATLSKMLEESWGVSAAAPVAAVAAVAGGGGEAAEAQTEFTVMLMDAGANKINTIKEVRAITGLGLTESKTLVESAPKAVKEGVSKEQAEKFKKQLEDAGAKVDIK